A window of the Streptomyces albireticuli genome harbors these coding sequences:
- a CDS encoding helix-turn-helix transcriptional regulator — translation MRAARLITLVLLLQSRSSMTGSELARQLEVSERTIARDVLALSEAGIPVYADRGRSGGYRLVGGYRTRLTGLGRTEAEALFLSGVPTALREMGLADAASAARLKVSAALLPELGDASASAAQRFHLDAPGWWQPADPPELLPAVADAVWDDRRLTARYSRRDTEVERDLEPYGLVLKGGVWYLAARADGDFRVYRVDRFTAVSVRADRFPRAEEFDLPAFWEQRAAEFARSILRERTVLRLTPAGAHRLPHVTDRTAAREALEAADPPDARGWITVALPVETLEVAYAQLLALGPEAEVLEPPELRARFAEAATRGVELYG, via the coding sequence ATGCGCGCAGCCCGGCTGATCACATTGGTGCTGTTGCTCCAGTCGCGTTCCTCGATGACGGGGTCCGAACTGGCGCGGCAGCTGGAAGTCTCCGAGCGCACGATCGCCCGGGACGTCCTCGCCCTCTCCGAGGCGGGCATCCCCGTCTACGCCGACCGCGGCCGCTCCGGCGGCTACCGTCTCGTCGGCGGCTACCGCACCCGGCTCACCGGCCTCGGCCGCACCGAGGCGGAGGCCCTCTTCCTCTCCGGCGTGCCCACCGCCCTGCGCGAGATGGGCCTGGCCGACGCCGCCTCGGCCGCCCGGCTCAAGGTCTCCGCCGCCCTCCTGCCCGAGCTGGGCGACGCCTCCGCGAGCGCCGCGCAGCGCTTCCACCTGGACGCGCCCGGCTGGTGGCAGCCCGCCGACCCGCCCGAGCTGCTGCCGGCCGTCGCCGACGCCGTCTGGGACGACCGCCGGCTCACGGCCCGCTACTCCCGCCGGGACACCGAGGTGGAGCGCGACCTGGAGCCGTACGGCCTGGTCCTGAAGGGGGGCGTCTGGTACCTCGCGGCCCGCGCGGACGGCGACTTCCGGGTCTACCGGGTGGACCGCTTCACGGCGGTGAGCGTACGGGCGGACCGTTTCCCCCGCGCGGAGGAGTTCGACCTGCCGGCCTTCTGGGAACAGCGCGCCGCGGAGTTCGCCCGCTCCATCCTCCGGGAGCGCACGGTCCTGCGCCTGACCCCGGCGGGCGCCCACCGGCTGCCCCACGTCACCGACCGCACGGCGGCCCGGGAGGCCCTGGAAGCCGCGGACCCGCCGGACGCGCGGGGGTGGATCACCGTCGCCCTGCCGGTGGAGACGCTGGAGGTGGCCTACGCCCAGCTGCTCGCCCTGGGCCCGGAGGCGGAGGTCCTGGAACCCCCGGAACTCCGGGCCCGCTTCGCGGAGGCGGCGACGCGGGGGGTGGAGCTGTACGGGTGA
- a CDS encoding NAD(P)/FAD-dependent oxidoreductase, which yields MLSSARETAHDADVVIVGAGLAGLSAAHRLTAAGVTVTVLEAAPYVGGRMTTDRIDGFRLDRTAQLLNTAFPELLGTPGLGGLTLRPFTPGVLVHADGRNQRTGEPRGGKRAFTTARAFATAARASRSGGLDQARLGVALARLAALPAHRVLARPDRATADTLTGRGLPARTVEGFLRPLLASLLCDPDLTTSSRCADLVLRGYARGRLCLPEGGADTVPELLAALLPPGTVRTGVHAKTACTTSVGTAGHGEIRCRSVVVATGARAATELIPGLRLPGFHPVTVLHHTADEPPLRDASLIIAAGRRGPVAHTMVASEVDPTRAPDGRALITSTVLGAAAGMPTSELDRAARAQLARVYGTSTGGWRLLSAHHDPDAVPAMPAPHDVRRPVRLLSGLYVCGDHRDTSTVQGALFSGRRAALAVLRDLGIRTPHPADSEELQAA from the coding sequence GTGCTCAGCAGCGCACGCGAGACCGCACACGACGCCGACGTCGTCATCGTGGGAGCCGGTCTCGCCGGCCTCTCCGCGGCTCACCGGCTCACCGCCGCGGGGGTGACGGTCACCGTCCTGGAGGCCGCCCCGTACGTGGGGGGCCGTATGACCACCGACCGGATCGACGGCTTCCGACTGGATCGCACGGCGCAGCTGCTCAACACCGCCTTCCCCGAGCTCCTGGGCACCCCCGGGCTCGGCGGGCTCACCCTGCGCCCGTTCACCCCCGGGGTCCTGGTCCACGCCGACGGGCGCAACCAGCGCACGGGCGAGCCGCGCGGCGGCAAGCGGGCCTTCACCACCGCCAGGGCCTTCGCCACGGCCGCCCGCGCCTCCCGCTCCGGCGGCCTCGACCAGGCGCGCCTGGGGGTGGCCCTGGCCCGGCTGGCGGCCCTGCCCGCGCACCGGGTGCTCGCCCGTCCCGACCGGGCCACCGCCGACACGCTGACCGGGCGCGGCCTGCCGGCCCGTACGGTCGAGGGCTTCCTGCGCCCCTTGCTGGCCTCGCTGCTGTGCGACCCGGACCTCACCACCTCCAGCCGGTGCGCCGACCTCGTGCTGCGCGGCTACGCGCGGGGCCGGCTGTGCCTGCCCGAGGGCGGCGCCGACACCGTGCCGGAGCTGCTGGCGGCGCTGCTGCCGCCCGGGACGGTACGCACCGGGGTGCACGCCAAGACCGCCTGCACCACCTCCGTGGGCACCGCCGGGCACGGCGAGATCCGCTGCCGCTCGGTCGTCGTGGCCACGGGCGCGCGGGCCGCCACCGAGCTGATCCCCGGACTGCGGCTGCCGGGCTTCCACCCGGTGACGGTCCTGCACCACACGGCCGACGAGCCACCGCTGCGGGACGCCTCGCTGATCATCGCCGCGGGCCGGCGCGGACCGGTGGCGCACACCATGGTCGCCAGCGAGGTGGACCCGACGCGGGCGCCCGACGGCCGGGCGCTGATCACGTCGACGGTGCTCGGCGCGGCGGCGGGCATGCCGACCTCCGAGCTGGACCGCGCCGCGCGCGCCCAGCTGGCCCGCGTCTACGGCACCTCGACCGGCGGCTGGCGGCTGCTCTCCGCCCACCACGACCCCGACGCGGTCCCGGCCATGCCGGCCCCGCACGACGTGCGGCGCCCGGTGCGCCTGCTGTCCGGGCTCTATGTGTGCGGTGACCACCGTGACACGAGCACGGTGCAGGGCGCCCTGTTCTCGGGCCGCCGCGCCGCCCTGGCGGTCCTCCGCGACCTGGGCATCCGCACCCCGCACCCGGCGGATTCGGAAGAGCTCCAGGCGGCGTAG
- a CDS encoding DUF4240 domain-containing protein, whose protein sequence is MDETEFWDLIDSARDAAEGDAEDQADLLVEALMQLDPERVVDFARHFEARYNRAYLWDLWGAAAVLLNGASDDAFDYFRCWLIGQGREVFEGAVHDPDHLAELLADFDDEVDGDGEDLGFAADEAYEQLTGAETPDLGLPNPPPEPSGTPLDLEDEAALAERFPRLWERFGG, encoded by the coding sequence ATGGACGAGACGGAGTTCTGGGACCTCATCGACAGCGCGCGCGACGCTGCCGAGGGCGACGCCGAGGACCAGGCCGACCTGCTGGTCGAGGCGCTGATGCAGCTCGACCCGGAGCGCGTGGTGGACTTCGCCCGGCACTTCGAGGCGCGCTACAACCGGGCCTACCTCTGGGACCTGTGGGGCGCCGCCGCCGTGCTGCTCAACGGCGCGAGCGACGACGCCTTCGACTACTTCCGCTGCTGGCTGATCGGCCAGGGCCGCGAGGTCTTCGAGGGCGCGGTCCACGACCCCGACCACCTGGCCGAGCTCCTGGCGGACTTCGACGACGAGGTCGACGGCGACGGCGAGGACCTGGGCTTCGCGGCGGACGAGGCGTACGAGCAGCTGACGGGCGCGGAGACGCCGGACCTGGGCCTGCCGAACCCCCCGCCGGAGCCTTCGGGGACACCGCTGGACCTGGAGGACGAGGCAGCGCTCGCGGAACGGTTCCCACGACTGTGGGAACGGTTCGGTGGCTAG
- a CDS encoding regulator, translating to MTERPPQRIPNRQLAALIAEAGFSNAGLARRVDQLGLEHGLDLRYDKTSVTRWLRGQQPRGTTPALIAEVFTRRLGRRLSAQDLGLDACAPVYAGLEFAASPEEAIDIVSGLWRKDSGSHTELRKIAFTPAGLVVPSRDWLIGRADERVARGAPPQALAEGGVRVPAQARAHPPRQRHAERGPGGRVSMGDIAALRSVGELFRTLDHAYGGGHARQALVRYLEHEAEPMLRGTYGESTGRRLFAAVADLTRLAGWTSYDIAAHGLAQRYFVQALRLAQAAGDRAYGSYVLVTMSRQAVYLGHGREAVQLARVAQQGVGASAPSVVQSLLHAVEARGHGVLGEVRACSASLARAERALEVSRPGDDVPYWARFFDEAQLADEFGHCHRDLQQYRAAAQHAERSLQLRSQAYARSRLFCRVVLATARLGLGELEQACTLGAEAAAQAAEMRSVRALEYIRDFERRLEPYRDAAAVRAYREKVALL from the coding sequence ATGACGGAACGACCCCCGCAGCGCATCCCCAACCGTCAGCTAGCCGCGCTCATCGCGGAGGCGGGCTTCTCCAACGCAGGGCTGGCTCGGCGAGTCGATCAGTTAGGGCTTGAGCACGGCCTCGACCTGCGTTACGACAAGACGTCCGTGACCCGCTGGCTGCGCGGTCAGCAGCCGCGTGGCACGACACCGGCGCTCATCGCCGAGGTCTTCACGCGGCGGCTCGGAAGACGGCTGTCCGCACAGGACCTCGGGCTCGACGCGTGCGCCCCGGTGTACGCCGGGCTGGAATTCGCCGCGTCCCCCGAGGAGGCCATTGACATCGTCAGCGGGCTCTGGCGGAAGGACTCCGGCAGCCACACCGAGCTCCGGAAGATCGCCTTCACCCCGGCCGGGCTGGTGGTCCCGAGCCGGGACTGGCTGATCGGCCGGGCCGACGAGCGGGTGGCCCGCGGCGCGCCGCCGCAGGCCCTCGCGGAGGGCGGCGTCCGGGTGCCCGCCCAGGCGCGGGCGCACCCGCCGCGCCAGCGGCACGCCGAGCGCGGCCCGGGCGGCCGGGTCTCGATGGGCGACATCGCGGCCCTGCGCTCGGTGGGGGAGCTGTTCCGCACCCTCGACCACGCCTACGGCGGCGGCCACGCCCGGCAGGCCCTCGTGCGCTACCTGGAGCACGAGGCCGAGCCGATGCTGCGCGGCACGTACGGCGAGTCCACCGGGCGGCGGCTGTTCGCCGCCGTGGCCGACCTCACCCGGCTCGCCGGCTGGACCTCGTACGACATCGCCGCCCACGGCCTGGCGCAGCGCTATTTCGTCCAGGCGCTGCGGCTCGCCCAGGCGGCGGGCGACCGCGCCTACGGCAGCTATGTGCTGGTCACCATGAGCCGCCAGGCGGTCTACCTCGGCCACGGCCGGGAGGCGGTGCAGCTGGCCCGTGTCGCCCAGCAGGGCGTGGGGGCGAGCGCGCCGTCCGTGGTGCAGTCGCTGCTGCACGCGGTGGAGGCGCGCGGGCACGGCGTGCTGGGCGAGGTACGGGCCTGCTCGGCGTCGCTCGCGCGGGCGGAGCGGGCCCTGGAGGTCTCCCGGCCGGGCGACGACGTGCCGTACTGGGCCAGGTTCTTCGACGAGGCCCAGCTGGCGGACGAGTTCGGGCACTGCCACCGCGACCTCCAGCAGTACCGGGCCGCGGCGCAGCACGCGGAGCGCTCCCTCCAGCTGCGCAGCCAGGCGTACGCCCGCAGCCGGCTCTTCTGCCGGGTGGTCCTGGCCACGGCCCGGCTGGGGCTCGGCGAGCTGGAGCAGGCGTGCACCCTCGGCGCGGAGGCGGCGGCGCAGGCGGCGGAGATGCGGTCGGTGCGGGCCCTGGAGTACATCCGGGACTTCGAGCGCCGGCTGGAGCCGTACCGGGACGCGGCGGCGGTCCGGGCCTACCGGGAGAAGGTGGCGCTGCTGTGA
- a CDS encoding TIGR01777 family oxidoreductase: MRIALTGSTGLIGTALTRDLRKDGHDVVRLVRHPPHAPGEVAWDPKRQWVDTAGLAGCEAVVHLAGAGIGDHRWTEAYKKEIRDSRVLGTAALAEALASLDTPPRVLVSGSAVGVYGDTGDRVTDESAPPGSGFLADVCQEWEEAAAPAAEAGVRTVFARTGLVVARHGGAWGKLFPLFRAGLGGRIGGGRQYWSFIALHDHVAALRHLLATESLAGPVNLTGPHPVTNREVTRTMGRVLHRPTLLTVPAPALTLALGEMASDLLRSQRVVPRRLLDSGFSFSYPRVESAVRAALTDTP, encoded by the coding sequence ATGCGAATCGCCCTCACCGGTTCCACCGGACTCATCGGCACCGCCCTCACCCGCGACCTCCGAAAGGACGGTCACGACGTCGTCCGCCTCGTCCGCCACCCGCCCCACGCCCCCGGCGAGGTCGCCTGGGACCCCAAGAGGCAGTGGGTCGACACCGCCGGGCTCGCCGGCTGCGAGGCGGTCGTCCACCTCGCCGGCGCCGGGATCGGCGACCACCGCTGGACCGAGGCGTACAAGAAGGAGATCCGCGACAGCCGCGTCCTCGGCACCGCCGCCCTCGCCGAGGCGCTGGCCTCGCTCGACACCCCGCCGCGCGTCCTGGTGAGCGGCAGCGCGGTCGGCGTCTACGGCGACACCGGCGACCGGGTGACCGACGAGAGCGCACCGCCCGGCTCCGGCTTCCTCGCGGACGTCTGCCAGGAGTGGGAGGAGGCCGCCGCGCCGGCCGCCGAGGCGGGCGTACGGACCGTCTTCGCGCGCACCGGCCTGGTCGTCGCCCGGCACGGCGGCGCCTGGGGCAAGCTCTTCCCCCTCTTCCGGGCCGGCCTCGGCGGGCGCATCGGGGGCGGACGGCAGTACTGGAGCTTCATCGCGCTGCACGATCATGTCGCGGCGCTCCGCCATCTGCTGGCGACGGAGAGCCTGGCGGGCCCGGTCAATCTGACGGGACCTCATCCGGTCACCAACCGTGAGGTCACCCGGACCATGGGGCGCGTACTGCACCGGCCGACGCTCCTCACCGTGCCCGCGCCGGCGCTCACCCTGGCGCTCGGCGAGATGGCCTCGGACCTGCTGCGCAGTCAGCGCGTGGTGCCGCGGCGGCTCCTGGACTCCGGATTCTCCTTCTCCTACCCGCGCGTCGAGAGCGCCGTACGGGCGGCGCTGACGGACACGCCCTGA
- a CDS encoding SDR family oxidoreductase: MDTTARAYAGKLTGKVALVAGATRGAGRAMAVELGAAGATVYVTGRTTRARRSEVGRPETIEETAELVTAAGGTGVAVPTDHLEREQVKALVERIDREQGRLDVLVNDVWGGDHLIEFDTKVWDVDLDKGLRMLRLSVETHAITSHYALPLLIRRPGGLVVEVTDGTAEFNKTYRGNLFFDLAKNAPIRMAFGLAEELAEYGGTAVAVTPGFLRSEEMLDHFGVTEATWRDAIEKSPHFAIAESPRFIGRGVAHLAADPERGRFGGRSLSSGELAKVYDFDDADGSRPDCFAYFADVVFGGREASAESYR; this comes from the coding sequence GTGGACACCACCGCACGCGCGTACGCGGGGAAGCTGACAGGAAAGGTGGCGCTGGTCGCCGGGGCGACCCGGGGCGCGGGCCGGGCCATGGCCGTGGAGCTGGGCGCCGCCGGGGCGACCGTCTACGTCACCGGCCGGACCACCCGCGCCCGGCGGAGCGAGGTCGGCCGGCCGGAGACCATCGAGGAGACCGCGGAGCTGGTCACGGCGGCCGGCGGCACCGGCGTCGCGGTGCCCACCGACCACCTGGAGCGTGAGCAGGTCAAGGCGCTCGTGGAGCGGATCGACCGGGAGCAGGGGCGGCTCGACGTGCTCGTCAACGACGTCTGGGGTGGTGATCACCTGATCGAGTTCGACACCAAGGTGTGGGACGTCGACCTCGACAAGGGGCTGCGGATGCTGCGGCTCTCCGTCGAGACGCACGCGATCACCAGCCACTACGCGCTGCCGCTGCTGATCCGGCGGCCCGGGGGACTGGTGGTGGAGGTGACCGACGGGACCGCCGAGTTCAACAAGACCTACCGCGGCAACCTCTTCTTCGACCTGGCCAAGAACGCCCCCATCCGGATGGCCTTCGGCCTCGCCGAGGAGCTGGCGGAGTACGGCGGCACGGCCGTGGCGGTCACGCCGGGCTTCCTGCGCTCGGAGGAGATGCTCGACCACTTCGGCGTCACGGAGGCCACGTGGCGGGACGCGATCGAGAAGAGCCCGCACTTCGCGATCGCGGAGTCGCCGCGGTTCATCGGGCGGGGGGTCGCGCATCTGGCGGCGGATCCGGAGCGGGGGCGGTTCGGGGGGCGGTCGCTGTCGAGCGGGGAGTTGGCGAAGGTGTACGACTTCGATGACGCGGACGGGTCCCGGCCGGATTGCTTCGCGTATTTCGCGGACGTGGTGTTCGGGGGGAGGGAGGCGTCGGCGGAGTCGTACCGCTAG
- a CDS encoding GntR family transcriptional regulator → MAAPVVHSLREQIREHILEGIVGGRWQPGERIVERRIAAELAVSQTPVREALRELESLRLIESAPNKGVRVRELSATDLKESYPVRAGLEQVAAELAADALAEDASMLEPEVSALYGADRAGDGEAQVRHTVAFHREIVKAAGNSVLLHTWESLGIEVWTTLSIRWLSPEPRAHADDHAAIVAAFRRRDPHIGELLKTHVLSCAPQV, encoded by the coding sequence ATGGCCGCACCCGTCGTGCACTCGCTGCGCGAACAGATCCGCGAGCACATCCTGGAGGGGATCGTGGGCGGACGCTGGCAGCCGGGCGAGCGCATCGTCGAGCGGCGGATCGCCGCCGAGCTGGCCGTCAGCCAGACACCGGTCCGGGAGGCGCTGCGCGAGCTGGAGTCGCTGCGGCTGATCGAGTCGGCGCCCAACAAGGGCGTCCGGGTCCGTGAGCTCAGCGCCACCGACCTCAAGGAGAGCTACCCCGTACGGGCGGGCCTGGAGCAGGTGGCCGCCGAGCTGGCCGCGGACGCCCTGGCCGAGGACGCCTCGATGCTGGAGCCGGAGGTGTCCGCGCTCTACGGGGCGGACCGGGCCGGCGACGGCGAGGCGCAGGTGCGGCACACGGTCGCCTTCCACCGGGAGATCGTCAAGGCCGCGGGCAACTCCGTCCTGCTGCACACCTGGGAGTCGCTGGGCATCGAGGTGTGGACGACGCTGTCGATCCGCTGGCTCAGCCCGGAACCGCGCGCCCACGCGGACGACCACGCGGCGATCGTCGCGGCCTTCCGGCGGCGCGATCCGCACATCGGCGAGCTGCTGAAGACCCATGTGCTGAGCTGCGCACCGCAGGTCTGA